A window from Candidatus Tanganyikabacteria bacterium encodes these proteins:
- a CDS encoding Hsp20/alpha crystallin family protein yields MALMRWEPLQELDRMRREMERMFDRVAPRITFAPLPTRTAPMFMPDVDVCVTDKEVLIKANLPGIEPDKVNVEVTRDRLNLSGRMERAEEVEEEGYFVSERQYGEFSRSIDLPEFIKEDQAKATFKDGVLTIRAPRLEEGRPERGRKIPIEAQK; encoded by the coding sequence ATGGCACTGATGCGCTGGGAACCGTTGCAGGAACTGGATCGAATGCGCCGCGAGATGGAGCGCATGTTCGACCGGGTGGCGCCTCGGATCACGTTCGCGCCCTTGCCGACGCGTACGGCGCCGATGTTCATGCCGGACGTCGACGTCTGCGTGACCGACAAGGAAGTCCTGATCAAGGCCAACTTGCCGGGCATCGAACCGGACAAGGTCAACGTCGAGGTCACCCGCGACCGGTTGAACCTCTCCGGCAGGATGGAACGGGCCGAGGAGGTCGAGGAAGAGGGATACTTCGTGTCCGAGCGACAGTACGGGGAATTCTCTCGATCCATCGACTTGCCCGAATTCATCAAGGAAGATCAGGCGAAGGCCACCTTCAAGGACGGCGTATTGACAATCCGGGCGCCACGCCTCGAGGAGGGCAGGCCCGAGAGGGGGCGGAAGATCCCGATCGAGGCCCAGAAGTAG